One Streptomyces sp. NBC_01217 genomic region harbors:
- a CDS encoding ABC transporter ATP-binding protein, with amino-acid sequence MPEEHVEPKNRSTVRSLLRLWPYVKPVQKRLSGAAVVATVASSIGLVIPLVLKWIVDGPVADRDPGGVWLGALYLLLLGIGEAVLFGVRRWMVARPLAGVEAAMRADLYRHLQRLPVAFHDRWPSGQLLSRGTTDLMLVRMFLAFPLTFLLVNGVTILIGFVILLMQQWTLGLVLLAPVVPLVILCSAFESKYSAVARTAQDQVGDLTTVVEESVLGIRIIKGFGRHRSQALAFRALSQRLRTTELGKARLLAGIWAAITAIPELAIGAALVLGAVQVADGGLSAGTLVAFLSTALALRWPIESIGFLLAMSQESATATERFFEVMDAPEEDATDDADDADDADDADDHAPKGTSGHGEMVFEGVEFRYPDAEAGSVPVLSRIDLRVRPGETMALVGATGSGKTTLTALVPRLHEATAGRITLDGRDITAMPRGRLRELVSVAFEEPTLFSASVGENVLMGAEGAGEDELRRALAVAQADFVYDLPEGIGTQVGEQGLSLSGGQRQRLALARAVVGRPRFLVLDDPLSALDVHTETLVEAALRQVLDETTAIVVAHRPSTVMLADRVALLSEGRITAVGTHQELLSSSAEYAWLMSGAGSAQEGAPAQDAFPDASGLSDLSAPSDPSAAPASSGEGRLVPDAPAEKGLTR; translated from the coding sequence ATGCCCGAAGAACATGTAGAGCCCAAGAACCGGTCCACCGTGCGCTCCCTGCTGCGGTTGTGGCCCTATGTGAAGCCGGTACAAAAGCGCCTGTCCGGCGCCGCTGTGGTCGCGACAGTCGCCTCCAGCATCGGCCTGGTGATCCCTCTCGTACTGAAGTGGATCGTCGACGGCCCGGTGGCGGACCGCGACCCGGGCGGTGTCTGGCTCGGCGCGCTGTATCTGCTGTTGCTGGGCATCGGCGAGGCCGTGCTCTTCGGGGTGCGGCGGTGGATGGTGGCGCGGCCGCTGGCGGGCGTCGAGGCGGCGATGCGGGCCGATCTGTACCGGCATCTGCAGCGGCTGCCGGTGGCGTTCCACGACCGCTGGCCCTCGGGGCAGCTGCTGTCGCGCGGGACCACGGACCTGATGCTGGTGCGCATGTTCCTGGCCTTCCCGCTGACCTTCCTGCTGGTCAACGGCGTGACGATCCTCATCGGTTTCGTCATTCTGCTGATGCAGCAGTGGACGCTGGGACTGGTGCTGCTCGCCCCTGTGGTGCCGCTGGTGATTCTCTGCTCGGCCTTCGAGTCGAAGTACTCGGCCGTGGCACGCACGGCGCAGGACCAGGTCGGTGATCTGACGACGGTCGTCGAGGAGAGCGTGCTCGGCATCCGCATCATCAAGGGCTTCGGCCGGCACCGCAGTCAGGCCCTCGCGTTCCGTGCCCTCTCGCAACGGCTGCGCACCACGGAGCTGGGCAAGGCCCGCCTCCTCGCGGGCATCTGGGCCGCCATCACCGCGATCCCCGAGCTGGCCATCGGGGCGGCGCTGGTCCTCGGCGCGGTCCAGGTCGCGGACGGCGGGCTCTCCGCGGGCACGCTGGTCGCCTTCCTCTCCACGGCGCTCGCGCTGCGGTGGCCGATCGAGTCGATCGGCTTCCTGCTGGCGATGAGCCAGGAGTCGGCGACGGCGACCGAGCGGTTCTTCGAGGTGATGGATGCGCCGGAGGAGGACGCCACGGACGACGCGGACGACGCGGACGACGCGGACGACGCGGACGACCACGCGCCGAAGGGCACGTCCGGTCACGGCGAAATGGTCTTCGAGGGTGTGGAGTTCCGCTATCCCGACGCGGAGGCCGGTTCCGTACCCGTACTGTCCCGGATCGATCTGCGCGTCCGTCCCGGCGAGACGATGGCCCTGGTCGGGGCCACGGGCTCCGGGAAGACGACGCTGACCGCGCTCGTGCCGCGGCTGCACGAGGCCACCGCGGGGCGGATCACGCTGGACGGCAGGGACATCACGGCCATGCCCCGGGGGCGGCTGCGCGAGCTGGTGTCCGTGGCGTTCGAGGAGCCGACGCTCTTCTCGGCGAGCGTCGGGGAGAACGTGCTGATGGGCGCCGAGGGCGCCGGGGAGGACGAGCTGCGGCGGGCGCTCGCGGTCGCGCAGGCCGACTTCGTGTACGACCTGCCCGAGGGCATCGGCACCCAGGTCGGCGAGCAGGGGCTGAGCCTCTCCGGCGGACAGCGGCAACGGCTCGCGCTGGCCCGTGCCGTGGTCGGCCGGCCGCGCTTCCTGGTGCTCGACGATCCGCTCTCCGCCCTGGATGTGCACACGGAGACGCTGGTGGAGGCCGCGCTGCGGCAGGTGCTGGACGAGACGACGGCGATCGTGGTCGCGCACCGGCCGTCCACCGTGATGCTGGCGGACCGGGTGGCGCTGCTGTCGGAGGGCCGGATCACCGCGGTCGGCACGCATCAGGAGCTGCTGAGCAGCAGCGCGGAGTACGCCTGGCTGATGTCGGGCGCGGGAAGCGCGCAGGAGGGCGCTCCGGCACAGGACGCCTTCCCTGACGCGTCCGGCCTGTCCGACCTGTCCGCTCCGTCCGATCCCTCTGCCGCACCTGCCTCGTCCGGCGAGGGCCGCCTCGTGCCGGATGCCCCAGCCGAGAAGGGCCTCACCCGATGA
- the glgX gene encoding glycogen debranching protein GlgX, giving the protein MSSAAEQEAVQETETETATATAAGLRSTREAVPRSVREAGSQSAREAVPGRPPAVWPGAPMPLGARFRVGPDGVAGTNFALWAGGAEAVDLCLFDEDGSETRLALTELTHEIWHGFVPGVRPGRRYGYRVHGRWDPWTGARWNAAKLLLDPYARAVDGSFTLPAEVYGHVRDWPHQQVADTVRDERDSAPYVPKGVVVHDDDDWAEDRRPKTPWADSVIYELHVRGFTKLHPGIPEELRGTYAGLAHPAAIGHLQRLGVTAVELLPVHQFAHEDHLLRRGLHNYWGYNSIGYFAPHADYSASGTTGQQVGEFKRMVRALHDAGIEVILDVVYNHTAEASELGPMLSLRGIDNRGYYRLQSDARRYADYTGCGNTLHVVQPHVLRLITDSLRYWVTEMGVDGFRFDLAAALARSMHDVDMLSPFLAVIAQDPVLRRVKLIAEPWDVGNGGYQVGAFPPLWTEWNDRYRDAVRDFWRGALPDVRDLGYRLTGSSDLYAWGGRRPYASVNFVTAHDGFTLRDLVSYEQKHNEANGEGNQDGTSDNRAWNCGAEGESDDPGINALRRRQLRNLLTTLLLSTGVPMLVAGDEMGRTQGGNNNAYCQDNEVSWLDWSLLDRPEWRALTELTSRLLALRHTHPVLRRRAFFSGRAQAADGLRDLAWFTREGAEMTEEDWYAPAATVGLYLSGRDIPGRDARGEPVTDDSFLAILHADHRPSGFRLPGPPWAQSYELVLDTSREDQTTAPGTVHRGGGTLTVPARSVLLLRVRE; this is encoded by the coding sequence GTGTCGAGCGCAGCCGAGCAGGAGGCAGTGCAGGAGACGGAAACCGAGACGGCCACGGCCACGGCGGCCGGGCTGCGAAGTACGCGGGAGGCCGTGCCCCGGAGCGTGCGGGAGGCCGGGTCGCAGAGCGCGCGGGAAGCCGTGCCCGGGCGGCCGCCCGCCGTGTGGCCCGGGGCGCCGATGCCGCTCGGGGCCCGCTTCCGGGTGGGTCCCGACGGGGTGGCGGGCACCAACTTCGCGCTCTGGGCGGGCGGCGCGGAGGCCGTCGACCTCTGCCTCTTCGACGAGGACGGGAGCGAGACGCGCCTCGCGCTGACCGAGCTGACCCATGAGATCTGGCACGGCTTCGTGCCGGGCGTACGGCCCGGCCGGCGCTACGGCTACCGGGTGCACGGCCGCTGGGACCCATGGACCGGCGCCCGCTGGAACGCGGCGAAGCTGCTCCTGGACCCGTACGCACGGGCCGTGGACGGCTCGTTCACCCTCCCGGCCGAGGTGTACGGCCATGTGAGGGACTGGCCGCACCAGCAGGTCGCCGACACCGTGCGCGACGAACGGGACTCCGCCCCGTACGTCCCCAAAGGGGTCGTGGTCCACGATGACGACGACTGGGCGGAGGACCGCCGGCCCAAGACCCCGTGGGCGGACTCAGTCATCTACGAGCTGCACGTACGCGGCTTCACCAAGCTGCACCCCGGCATCCCCGAGGAGCTGCGGGGCACGTACGCCGGTCTCGCCCACCCGGCGGCCATCGGGCATCTCCAGCGGCTCGGGGTCACCGCGGTGGAGCTGCTGCCGGTGCATCAGTTCGCCCACGAGGACCATCTGCTGCGGCGCGGACTGCACAACTACTGGGGCTACAACTCCATCGGCTACTTCGCCCCGCACGCCGACTACTCGGCGAGCGGCACCACGGGCCAGCAGGTCGGCGAGTTCAAGCGGATGGTGCGGGCCCTGCACGACGCCGGGATCGAGGTGATCCTCGACGTGGTCTACAACCACACGGCGGAGGCGAGCGAGCTGGGTCCGATGCTGTCGCTGCGCGGCATCGACAACCGCGGCTACTACCGCCTCCAGTCCGACGCCCGCAGATACGCGGACTACACCGGCTGCGGCAACACACTGCACGTCGTCCAGCCGCACGTCCTGCGGCTGATCACGGACTCGCTGCGCTACTGGGTCACGGAGATGGGCGTCGACGGCTTCCGTTTCGATCTGGCGGCCGCGCTGGCCCGCTCGATGCACGACGTCGACATGCTCTCGCCGTTCCTCGCGGTGATCGCCCAGGACCCGGTGCTGCGCCGGGTGAAGCTGATCGCCGAGCCGTGGGACGTCGGCAACGGCGGCTACCAGGTGGGCGCCTTCCCCCCGCTGTGGACCGAGTGGAACGACCGCTACCGGGACGCCGTACGGGACTTCTGGCGTGGCGCCCTGCCCGACGTACGGGATCTCGGCTACCGGCTGACCGGCTCCAGCGATCTGTACGCATGGGGCGGCAGGCGTCCGTACGCCTCGGTCAACTTCGTCACCGCGCACGACGGCTTCACCCTGCGCGATCTGGTCAGCTACGAGCAGAAGCACAACGAGGCCAACGGCGAGGGCAACCAGGACGGCACCTCGGACAACCGGGCCTGGAACTGCGGCGCCGAGGGCGAGAGCGACGACCCCGGCATCAACGCGCTGCGCCGCCGCCAGCTGCGCAACCTGCTCACCACCCTGCTGCTGTCGACAGGGGTGCCGATGCTGGTCGCGGGCGACGAGATGGGTCGTACGCAGGGCGGCAACAACAACGCCTACTGCCAGGACAACGAGGTCAGCTGGCTGGACTGGTCGCTGCTCGACCGGCCCGAGTGGCGGGCGCTGACCGAGCTGACGTCCCGGCTCCTCGCCCTGCGCCACACCCACCCGGTGCTGCGCCGCCGCGCCTTCTTCTCCGGGCGGGCGCAGGCGGCGGACGGGCTGCGGGATCTGGCGTGGTTCACCCGGGAGGGTGCGGAGATGACGGAGGAGGACTGGTACGCGCCGGCGGCGACGGTCGGGCTGTATCTCTCCGGACGCGACATCCCCGGCCGGGACGCGCGCGGCGAACCCGTCACGGACGACAGCTTTCTGGCGATCCTGCACGCGGACCACCGGCCGAGCGGCTTCCGGCTCCCTGGACCGCCGTGGGCCCAGAGTTACGAACTGGTCCTGGACACCTCGCGGGAGGACCAGACCACGGCTCCCGGCACGGTCCACCGGGGCGGCGGAACGCTGACCGTGCCGGCCAGGTCGGTGCTGCTGCTGCGGGTGCGGGAGTAA
- a CDS encoding L,D-transpeptidase, producing MNGQPISGTSVGADSGRRGRGATGLLALVLGALLLLVTACGGGDDAGSADKNRKGGAKVEDTAASQAVVTIAPKDGADSVATSGALKISAAQGKLTTVRVSDPKGTEIEGEIAADGTSWTPQMHLAAATKYKVHAVAKDAKGRESAKDTTFTTLVPQNTFIGQYTPEDGSTVGVGMPVSIHFTRGITDPAAVENAIKVTAEPSVPIEGHWFGNDRLDFRPEDYWAAGTKVTVKLNLDGVEGRPGVYGKQAKTISFTIGRRQVSTVDASTHRMRVVRDGEQIRNIPISAGAPATTTYNGQMVISEKLKVTRMNGDTVGFGGEYDIKDVPHAMRLSTSGTFIHGNYWGGSGVFGTTNTSHGCVGLQDVRGAWSKKTPAAWFFDNSLIGDVVVVKNSRDKTIQPDNGLNGWNMSWSEWTK from the coding sequence TTGAACGGGCAGCCGATATCGGGGACATCGGTCGGGGCGGACAGCGGACGGCGAGGGCGTGGGGCCACCGGACTGCTGGCTCTGGTACTGGGTGCGCTGCTGTTGCTGGTGACGGCGTGCGGCGGGGGCGACGACGCCGGCAGTGCGGACAAGAACCGCAAGGGCGGGGCGAAGGTAGAGGACACCGCCGCCTCGCAGGCCGTGGTGACCATCGCGCCGAAGGACGGGGCGGATTCCGTCGCCACCAGCGGCGCGCTGAAGATCTCCGCCGCGCAGGGGAAGCTGACCACGGTCCGGGTTTCCGACCCCAAGGGCACCGAGATCGAGGGCGAGATCGCGGCGGACGGCACGAGCTGGACACCGCAGATGCATCTGGCCGCGGCGACCAAGTACAAGGTCCACGCGGTCGCCAAGGACGCGAAGGGCCGTGAGTCGGCGAAGGACACCACCTTCACGACGCTGGTCCCGCAGAACACCTTCATCGGGCAGTACACCCCCGAGGACGGTTCCACGGTCGGTGTCGGCATGCCCGTCTCGATCCACTTCACGCGTGGCATCACCGACCCGGCCGCGGTGGAGAACGCCATCAAGGTGACGGCCGAGCCGTCCGTGCCGATCGAGGGCCACTGGTTCGGCAACGACCGCCTCGACTTCCGCCCCGAGGACTACTGGGCCGCGGGAACCAAGGTGACCGTGAAGCTCAACCTCGACGGCGTCGAGGGGCGTCCGGGCGTCTACGGCAAGCAGGCCAAGACGATCTCGTTCACCATCGGCCGCAGGCAGGTCAGCACCGTCGACGCGAGCACGCACCGGATGAGGGTCGTCCGTGACGGCGAGCAGATCAGGAACATCCCGATCTCGGCGGGGGCCCCGGCGACCACCACGTACAACGGCCAGATGGTCATCAGCGAGAAGCTCAAGGTGACCCGGATGAACGGCGACACCGTCGGCTTCGGCGGCGAGTACGACATCAAGGACGTGCCGCACGCGATGCGCCTGTCCACCTCGGGCACCTTCATCCACGGCAACTACTGGGGCGGATCCGGCGTCTTCGGCACGACCAACACCAGCCACGGCTGTGTCGGTCTGCAGGACGTGCGCGGCGCCTGGAGCAAGAAGACCCCGGCCGCCTGGTTCTTCGACAACTCGCTCATCGGTGACGTCGTGGTCGTGAAGAACTCCAGGGACAAGACGATCCAGCCGGACAACGGCCTCAACGGCTGGAACATGTCCTGGTCGGAGTGGACCAAGTAG
- a CDS encoding enoyl-CoA hydratase/isomerase family protein, whose protein sequence is MTVTLEVTDGVGTILLDRPPMNALDVATQDRLRELAEEATRRDDVRAVVLYGGEKVFAAGADIKEMQAMDHTAMVVRSKALQDSFTAVARIPKPVVAAVTGYALGGGCELALCADFRIAADNARLGQPEILLGLIPGAGGTQRLARLIGPSRAKDLIFTGRHVKAEEALTIGLVDRVVPAAEVYEQAHAWAAGLAKGPALALRAAKESVDAGLETDIDTGLTIERNWFAGLFATEDRERGMRSFVEEGPGKAKFL, encoded by the coding sequence ATGACCGTAACCCTCGAAGTGACCGACGGCGTCGGCACGATCCTGCTGGACCGGCCGCCCATGAACGCCCTGGATGTCGCCACCCAGGACCGGCTGCGTGAACTCGCCGAGGAGGCCACCCGGCGCGACGACGTGCGCGCCGTGGTCCTCTACGGCGGCGAGAAGGTGTTCGCGGCGGGCGCGGACATCAAGGAGATGCAGGCGATGGACCACACGGCGATGGTCGTGCGGTCCAAGGCGTTGCAGGACTCCTTCACCGCGGTGGCCCGCATCCCCAAGCCCGTCGTCGCCGCAGTCACCGGCTACGCGCTGGGCGGCGGCTGCGAGCTGGCGCTCTGTGCCGACTTCCGGATCGCCGCCGACAACGCCAGGCTGGGCCAGCCCGAGATCCTGCTCGGACTGATCCCCGGCGCGGGCGGCACTCAGCGCCTCGCCCGGCTGATCGGCCCGTCCCGCGCCAAGGACCTGATCTTCACCGGCCGCCATGTGAAGGCCGAGGAGGCCCTGACGATCGGTCTGGTGGACCGTGTGGTGCCCGCCGCCGAGGTGTACGAGCAGGCGCACGCCTGGGCCGCCGGGCTGGCGAAGGGGCCCGCTCTCGCACTGCGCGCCGCCAAGGAATCCGTCGACGCCGGACTGGAGACGGACATCGACACCGGGCTCACGATCGAGCGGAACTGGTTCGCCGGTCTGTTTGCCACCGAGGACCGGGAGCGCGGAATGCGCAGCTTTGTGGAAGAGGGTCCGGGCAAGGCCAAGTTCCTCTGA
- a CDS encoding ATP-binding protein — translation MMVCMAGLEGVDQPRPHSGATAARWTSAVEDEQAFKALELFGNPTEGEVRLPSRPESAATARRLTSCVVLRQWALSPQTAEFAVLLVSELVGNAVRHTGARVFGLRMLRRRGWIRIEVRDPSRGLPCLMPVQEMDVSGRGLFLVDKLSDRWGVDLLPRGKTTWFEMRISDR, via the coding sequence ATGATGGTGTGCATGGCGGGCCTGGAGGGTGTGGATCAGCCGCGACCGCACAGCGGTGCGACAGCGGCACGCTGGACGTCGGCCGTCGAGGACGAACAGGCGTTCAAAGCACTGGAGTTGTTCGGAAATCCGACGGAGGGCGAAGTCCGGCTGCCGTCCCGCCCGGAGTCCGCTGCCACCGCCCGGCGGCTCACCTCGTGCGTGGTGCTGCGCCAGTGGGCACTCTCCCCGCAGACCGCGGAGTTCGCCGTGCTGCTGGTCTCGGAGCTCGTCGGCAACGCGGTACGGCACACCGGTGCCAGGGTCTTCGGGTTACGGATGCTGCGCCGGCGCGGCTGGATCAGGATCGAGGTGCGCGACCCCTCGCGCGGACTGCCGTGTCTGATGCCCGTCCAGGAGATGGACGTCAGCGGACGGGGACTCTTCCTCGTCGACAAGCTCTCCGACCGGTGGGGCGTGGATCTGCTGCCGCGCGGCAAGACCACCTGGTTCGAGATGCGGATCTCCGACCGCTGA
- a CDS encoding GNAT family N-acetyltransferase, translated as MDGTLAEVLAAAAHGRFPPPDGATTVIGQPNARDAGVLAFTAHSVVFTDEDPRWVRAVLAATPGDALAATMNPYFLNALLARTGRHMNTIDLLTVASALPGEPGIALREIEDPEHPRVARAMTYRDEVRVWSTDGGVVILGRGVAGRWETAIEVAQEARGRRLGERLARAARHLVPDSVVWAQQSPGNARSVRTFQAAGYRPVGSEALWVAG; from the coding sequence ATGGACGGCACACTGGCAGAGGTCCTGGCGGCTGCCGCACACGGCCGGTTTCCTCCGCCGGACGGGGCGACGACGGTGATCGGGCAGCCGAACGCGCGGGATGCGGGAGTGCTGGCGTTCACCGCGCACTCGGTGGTGTTCACCGACGAGGATCCGCGGTGGGTGCGGGCCGTGCTGGCCGCCACCCCCGGTGACGCGCTGGCCGCGACGATGAATCCGTACTTCCTGAACGCGCTGCTGGCCCGCACCGGCCGGCACATGAACACCATCGATCTGCTGACGGTCGCGAGCGCGCTGCCGGGCGAGCCGGGGATCGCGCTGCGGGAGATCGAGGACCCGGAGCATCCCAGGGTGGCGCGGGCGATGACGTACCGCGACGAGGTGCGGGTCTGGTCCACCGACGGCGGTGTGGTGATCCTCGGCCGGGGGGTCGCGGGGCGCTGGGAGACCGCGATCGAGGTGGCGCAGGAGGCGCGCGGCCGGCGGCTGGGCGAGCGGCTGGCGCGGGCGGCCCGGCATCTGGTGCCGGACTCGGTGGTGTGGGCGCAGCAGTCGCCCGGGAACGCCCGCAGTGTGCGGACGTTCCAGGCGGCGGGCTACCGGCCGGTGGGCTCCGAGGCCCTGTGGGTCGCGGGGTGA
- a CDS encoding EF-hand domain-containing protein, with protein MADIESARKAFERFDLNGDGLISAAEYKSAMAQLGDPYVTEPVAQAVINSHDANGDGLLTFDEFWAAQNKG; from the coding sequence GTGGCGGACATCGAGTCGGCGCGCAAGGCATTCGAACGGTTCGATCTGAACGGCGACGGGCTGATATCGGCCGCCGAGTACAAGAGCGCCATGGCGCAGCTCGGCGACCCCTACGTCACCGAGCCGGTGGCCCAGGCCGTCATCAACTCGCACGACGCCAACGGCGACGGGCTGCTCACGTTCGACGAGTTCTGGGCGGCGCAGAACAAGGGCTGA
- a CDS encoding terpene synthase family protein, with the protein MSQIALPEFHMPFQSTGCNPGIEETRKAAWEWAGSNGLALSPMARKKMIRTRPELWISLIFPTASQQHLDLFCQWLFWAFLVDDEFDDGPAGRDPRMCEAAIDRLVAVLDGEQPGGAMEYALVGLRDRTYHDRSPRWIRQFRRDTVAWLWTYYAEAVERAAGQVPTRNEFVKHRRDSVAMQPFLDLHEITAGIDLPESARSLPAYIALRNAVTDHSGLCNDICSFEKEALLGYEHNAVRLIQRDLGFTLQQAVDEAGRQLAEIAERVQRAEKELIDEIEAAGIHGRTRAALERCVQDYRGLVRGDFDYHARAERYTRPDLVEIDERESLSRFFAA; encoded by the coding sequence ATGAGCCAGATTGCGCTGCCAGAGTTTCATATGCCGTTCCAGAGCACGGGATGCAATCCCGGCATCGAGGAGACCAGGAAGGCCGCCTGGGAATGGGCTGGATCCAACGGTCTGGCACTCTCCCCGATGGCCCGGAAGAAGATGATCCGGACCAGGCCCGAACTCTGGATATCCCTCATATTCCCCACTGCTTCACAGCAGCACCTCGATCTCTTCTGCCAGTGGCTCTTCTGGGCCTTCCTCGTCGACGACGAGTTCGACGACGGCCCCGCGGGACGCGACCCCCGCATGTGCGAGGCCGCGATCGACCGGCTGGTGGCCGTGCTCGACGGCGAACAGCCGGGCGGTGCCATGGAGTACGCGCTCGTGGGCCTGCGGGACCGGACGTACCACGACCGCTCGCCGCGCTGGATCCGGCAGTTCCGGCGGGACACGGTCGCCTGGCTGTGGACCTACTACGCCGAGGCGGTGGAGCGGGCCGCCGGGCAGGTGCCGACCAGGAACGAATTCGTGAAGCACCGCCGGGATTCGGTGGCCATGCAGCCCTTCCTGGATCTGCACGAGATCACCGCCGGAATCGACCTCCCGGAATCGGCCCGCAGCCTTCCCGCGTATATCGCCCTGCGCAACGCGGTGACCGATCACTCGGGGCTCTGCAACGACATCTGCTCCTTCGAGAAGGAGGCGCTGCTCGGTTATGAGCACAATGCGGTACGGCTCATTCAGCGCGATCTCGGATTCACCCTCCAGCAGGCCGTCGACGAGGCCGGGAGACAGCTCGCCGAGATAGCGGAACGGGTACAGCGCGCCGAGAAGGAACTGATCGACGAAATAGAGGCGGCCGGGATCCACGGCCGCACCCGGGCCGCGCTGGAGCGCTGCGTGCAGGACTACCGCGGGCTGGTCCGGGGCGATTTCGACTACCACGCCCGTGCGGAGCGCTACACCCGTCCAGATCTGGTGGAGATCGACGAACGGGAGTCGCTGTCACGGTTCTTCGCTGCCTGA
- a CDS encoding DUF6177 family protein yields MTKDVIALTTRMPDPLTVLAGLLAGGPDKLVGTTGEDAVVQLCDEQGRPLVSVEAPLLVQVAGEAERLLGATAPPVPFWWTEARATTGVEEAELLAGTFAARLATLAGGSAWPPEAARSLAVVKTEGVSVAPTPAAAQPAVDALTDKVAVVIQDRPVIAMTAWLSDAFRAAANAELGLQIVTSPGVTLSPAVRNSLSGWPSRWVVQDEQDGYYDGLSGAVLRWQNGLFAPVEAANPVPGDPRTPVAAAFQQVSETGERQLAVSFRTVHPADDRLVLGGALESVWRELTGEAPAGWGTAEPANLPWSLRRLTDVAHERAPAPTWLVVVGGPDRPGLATVRISRTKAGVEEDVTLAFGYGPDEELPLDALPRAAEVLATRHHLQSMLVQLRKARRDLAVPPRFEGPGVPLAFVLGAQEVREMPGDRARRTPLSEPPVQLGPRSRPALYYPLPGDPSDLSGWQDFERLMRHLKGA; encoded by the coding sequence ATGACCAAGGACGTCATCGCCCTCACGACGCGCATGCCCGACCCGTTGACCGTGCTCGCGGGTCTGCTCGCGGGCGGTCCCGACAAGCTGGTGGGGACGACGGGCGAGGATGCCGTCGTACAGCTCTGCGACGAGCAGGGCAGGCCGCTCGTCTCCGTGGAGGCGCCGCTGCTGGTCCAGGTCGCGGGCGAGGCCGAGCGGCTGCTCGGGGCCACCGCTCCCCCGGTCCCGTTCTGGTGGACGGAGGCCCGCGCGACCACGGGCGTCGAGGAGGCGGAGCTGCTCGCGGGCACCTTCGCGGCCCGGCTCGCCACGCTGGCCGGGGGCTCGGCCTGGCCGCCGGAGGCCGCGCGTTCCCTGGCCGTGGTGAAGACCGAGGGCGTGAGTGTCGCGCCGACGCCCGCGGCCGCGCAGCCCGCCGTGGACGCCCTCACCGACAAGGTCGCCGTCGTCATCCAGGACCGCCCGGTGATCGCCATGACGGCCTGGCTCTCGGACGCGTTCCGGGCCGCGGCCAACGCCGAGCTGGGGCTCCAGATCGTCACCTCGCCGGGGGTCACGCTCTCCCCCGCCGTACGCAACAGCCTGAGCGGCTGGCCCTCGCGCTGGGTGGTGCAGGACGAGCAGGACGGCTACTACGACGGTCTGTCCGGTGCCGTACTGCGGTGGCAGAACGGGCTGTTCGCGCCGGTCGAGGCGGCGAACCCGGTCCCCGGGGATCCGCGCACACCGGTGGCCGCCGCCTTCCAGCAGGTCTCGGAGACCGGCGAACGCCAGCTGGCCGTCTCGTTCCGCACGGTCCACCCCGCGGACGACCGTCTTGTGCTCGGCGGGGCCCTGGAGTCGGTGTGGCGCGAGCTGACCGGTGAGGCTCCGGCCGGCTGGGGCACCGCGGAGCCCGCCAACCTGCCCTGGTCGCTGCGGCGGCTGACCGATGTCGCCCACGAGCGGGCGCCCGCGCCGACCTGGCTCGTGGTGGTCGGCGGCCCGGACCGGCCCGGTCTGGCGACGGTCCGCATCAGCCGTACGAAGGCGGGCGTGGAGGAGGACGTCACGCTGGCGTTCGGCTACGGCCCCGACGAGGAGCTTCCGCTGGACGCCCTGCCCCGGGCGGCGGAGGTGCTCGCCACCCGTCATCATCTGCAGTCGATGCTCGTCCAACTCCGCAAGGCCCGGCGCGACTTGGCGGTTCCACCGCGCTTCGAGGGGCCCGGCGTCCCGCTGGCCTTCGTGCTCGGCGCGCAGGAGGTCCGCGAGATGCCCGGCGACCGCGCCCGGCGCACCCCGCTGTCCGAGCCGCCGGTCCAGCTCGGCCCGCGGTCCCGTCCGGCGCTGTACTACCCGCTGCCGGGCGACCCTTCGGATCTGTCGGGCTGGCAGGACTTCGAGCGGCTGATGCGGCATCTGAAGGGCGCCTGA